Below is a genomic region from Belonocnema kinseyi isolate 2016_QV_RU_SX_M_011 chromosome 4, B_treatae_v1, whole genome shotgun sequence.
TCCTCTGACCAGTAGCAAAGGAAGGTGACTGGTATCCTGAATTTCCGCGATGGCTGGTGTTCCAATAAGCAACTGCATCATCAGCCAACAATCCATAGTACAAAATTCCATTAGATGACATCGCGATTCCGTCAGTCTGCGAACTCTTTCTTCCTAATTCTCTGACAAAATTATTGACCTCAATTGTTCTGTTCCTCAGAACTGCAGCTGGAATCGCGTAAAGATAAAAGGAAGAGAGTGGGGTATAGTAAACAATTCTCTCTCTTACGCTTGCTGGTGAAAGGGCTATCCCGTCCACGTGGATAGGTCTGTTTACATGGATCTTTCCGACCATGAAATGTGTTGCTTCTTCCTGAGCCCTCATTGACTGATGCCTAACTTTCCAAGAAGTGTTATTCCTGAGCGAATAGACAATGATGCCAGGGTCCTGTTCACTCGTATCGGTAATGTAGGCATATCCACCATCTTCATGATCAAGGACGATGTCGTTCAGGAATACAGTCTCCCTAGATGCAACCTCTGGTGGAAATACGATGCTCCTAAGAACAGCACCATCGTTTTCAAGATCAAGGATAACCAAACGAGGAGGACAATTGGCTTCAGGATTCAAAGTCATGGTATGAACTCTCCCAGTATCAAGGACCCACATCCTACCAAGTGGATCGATTTCCATACTCTGCACAAACTGAAAGGCACCGCAATCTCCAATTTCCTGCATTTCCCAGTTCGGGAATGGCCTTAGTTTCGGTTCGGTGATGTTGAACTTGATAGGACCAGAGTTGCTGTAGACTTCAATAGTTTCTGGTACCGCCGGGGTCACAGCTAGGGTAACCGGCACTCCGGTTTTGAATCTTGGTATCGCGAGATACATCTGACCCTTCCAAATCTTGATCCCAGTGATTCCATTGTTCGCGGGAATATACTCAAAACGTTTCAAAGCTTTTTCTTTAGCTTCTACTGATGGCCAGGTGACATTGATGTACTTCCACTGGAAAGTCACTCGGAAACTGTCGTGGGAACACCCTATTGCAAGAAGAGTCGCGAAAATCACGACTTCTTTCAACattgttaaacaaattgtttacacTGTAATCCAATAATAGCATAAACTTTTCGGCCACTTATTGCAATGGACGATCGATATGAAAATTTTGTGATAATCTCGAGCCAATTTTGGATCACTGTTTGGACCACTTGTGGatatttttgaaaagctttttcACATATAATTTCGCGAGCGGTAGGCCGCTATTCGTGTTGATGTATTCCGCGGATTTTGGCGTGTGCCAAGTGTATTACTCAATGTGTGACTCTTGACTTGTTATGCGCACGGTCCATGTCGTAGGGCGCTCGCGTTTTGACTGACGAAGACGCGGAGCGTCGTTCAGAGACGTCGTCCCTCCGGCTCTTTTTACCCCTCCATAGCGACTGTCTCTCCCCGTGACCCCACCTATGACTATGTCCCCCCTGACCACGGGTCGTTTACCATTTCCCATTGCATCGGCGTTTTAACGCTATGCCGGCGGGGATACAGCGCGGAATGCAAATAGACCGCACGGTACGGGGGCCCTATCAAAGCATAATTTATGATTCATGAGACTAGATCGGGATGAGACATGAGACACAACTGCCCTATTGTACAATGTGgccttgaaaattcaccttgtaAAGTGCAAAGTGACATCTCGACGCAACTGACGTTCTACCCATTCACACTGGACCTCGGAAGATCTTATGGATTTTTTACGACTCATGTATATTGCATATCATATAACTGCTCTATTGACAAAAAAGAAAAGTAGATGGCCTGTAAATTTTGAATAGGaatgattttaattgtttcagaagtaagcgaataaaacgcgataaattaattctttgaacaaaATTGAGACAATGCTTGTTTCTGTTTGTTTCGAATATCAGAAATTCGATTACGAAACGTAAGTtggcaaaaaaatattcatctcaGTTTTAACGTCTacccataaaataaaaataaaatgaaaaaattataatttccaaataCAAATTCAATA
It encodes:
- the LOC117171681 gene encoding protein yellow-like — its product is MLKEVVIFATLLAIGCSHDSFRVTFQWKYINVTWPSVEAKEKALKRFEYIPANNGITGIKIWKGQMYLAIPRFKTGVPVTLAVTPAVPETIEVYSNSGPIKFNITEPKLRPFPNWEMQEIGDCGAFQFVQSMEIDPLGRMWVLDTGRVHTMTLNPEANCPPRLVILDLENDGAVLRSIVFPPEVASRETVFLNDIVLDHEDGGYAYITDTSEQDPGIIVYSLRNNTSWKVRHQSMRAQEEATHFMVGKIHVNRPIHVDGIALSPASVRERIVYYTPLSSFYLYAIPAAVLRNRTIEVNNFVRELGRKSSQTDGIAMSSNGILYYGLLADDAVAYWNTSHRGNSGYQSPSFATGQRIFSRDHLLMQWPDTFAFDEEGYLWCVTNKLQNLIANRYNISDDNFRVIKSNARARNYQYYEDGSAPVLPTITAGADKVGFALGTCLTVLLVLLMK